The proteins below come from a single Peromyscus maniculatus bairdii isolate BWxNUB_F1_BW_parent chromosome 13, HU_Pman_BW_mat_3.1, whole genome shotgun sequence genomic window:
- the LOC102919225 gene encoding U3 small nucleolar RNA-associated protein 14 homolog B-like, whose amino-acid sequence MEPKRSQTGRFFKSSQPAKRKQAATMNVTKKVAELLPLSHQDELVELPDHYPLSTSEDEGGSDGERKCQKLLEAVSSLGGKKSWKLAERSEASLMVSEFNVTSEGSGEKLVLSDLLESATALSPLAAVKKQLLRARSKTLAVPLDKKEADQILREAAFSKTSQMLSKWDPVVLKNRQAEQLVFPMEKEPPAVAPIEHVFTDWKTRTPLEQEVFNLLHKNKQPVTDPLLTPMEKASLKAMSLEEAKIHRAELQRTRALQSYYEARARREKKIKSKKYHKFIKKGKTKKALKEFEQLWKDCPSAALQELGKMEEARMMERMSLKHQGGGKWARSKAIRARYDLESRKAMQEQLAKNRELTQKLQVVSEREEKEEEEEEECTKEGVIPASDGMNDLQIDAAGRNPWMLRSCNSHATRGEIKTDPGQLPELVADGASESERDEKPVAEELLVKEKVFQERVEPNNAKPVGGQETEDSDGQEVLSESRVLLQKLHKENHQSEQQKGSSVGTALQTQREELALEESLMLQRLERAPVLEEQGELSKEGHYPKKGLPRPMVKGEGKERNPPSIPDASRKKRKKEPMIDLQNLLTTRPSVKSLAVPTVEELEDEVETDHKQIIKEAFAGDDVIREFLKEKREAVEASKPKDVDLTLPGWGEWVGIGLKPSAKKRRRFLIKAPESAPRKDKNLPNVIINEKRNIHAAAHQVRAVPHPFTHHQQFERTIQNPIGCTWNTQRAFQKLTVPKVSTKLGHIIKPLKAENVGYCSSSRSDLSVLQSNRKQLSKRQQKQLKKSSAD is encoded by the coding sequence ATGGAGCCAAAGAGGAGTCAGACCGGACGCTTCTTCAAGAGCTCCCAGCCTGCTAAGAGAAAGCAGGCTGCTACCATGAACGTGACCAAGAAGGTGGCAGAGCTCCTGCCTTTGAGCCACCAGGACGAACTAGTGGAGTTGCCAGACCACTACCCATTGAGTACAAGTGAAGATGAGGGGGGCAGtgatggagagagaaaatgtCAAAAGCTTCTGGAAGCAGTCAGTTCCCTTGGCGGAAAGAAGAGTTGGAAATTGGCAGAGAGATCGGAGGCTAGTCTGATGGTGTCCGAGTTCAATGTCACTTCTGAAGGGTCAGGTGAAAAGCTGGTTCTTTCAGATTTGCTGGAGTCTGCTACAGCATTATCTCCGTTGGCTGCTGTGAAAAAGCAATTGCTTAGGGCCAGGTCAAAGACTCTTGCAGTACCCCTTGACAAAAAAGAGGCTGACCAGATCCTCAGGGAAGCAGCATTCAGCAAAACCTCACAGATGCTCTCCAAGTGGGATCCCGTTGTTCTGAAGAACCGGCAAGCAGAACAGCTGGTTTTTCCTATGGAGAAGGAGCCGCCAGCTGTTGCTCCCATTGAACATGTATTCACTGACTGGAAAACAAGAACTCCCCTGGAGCAAGAAGTTTTCAACCTCCTTCACAAGAACAAGCAGCCAGTGACAGACCCTTTATTGACTCCCATGGAAAAAGCCTCCCTTAAAGCCATGAGCCTGGAAGAAGCGAAAATacaccgagcagagctccagaggacGCGGGCTCTGCAGTCCTACTATGAGGCCCGAGCTcgaagagagaagaaaatcaaaagtAAGAAGTATCACAAGTTTATAAAGAAAGGCAAAACCAAGAAAGCCTTGAAAGAGTTTGAGCAGCTATGGAAGGACTGCCCAAGTGCTGCATTGCAAGAACTGGGAAAAATGGAAGAGGCCAGAATGATGGAGCGCATGAGTCTGAAGCACCAGGGCGGTGGGAAATGGGCCAGGTCAAAGGCAATTAGGGCCAGATATGACCTGGAGTCCCGCAAAGCTATGCAGGAACAATTGGCGAAGAacagagaactgacacagaaacTCCAGGTAGTTtcggagagggaggagaaggaggaggaagaggaggaggaatgcaCCAAAGAGGGAGTAATCCCTGCCTCTGATGGAATGAACGACCTACAGATAGATGCAGCTGGTCGAAATCCCTGGATGCTCAGGAGTTGCAACAGCCATGCAACAAGGGGTGAGATCAAGACCGACCCTGGACAGCTGCCCGAACTGGTGGCCGATGGGGCTTCTGAAAGTGAGAGAGATGAGAAACCAGTGGCTGAAGAGCTTCTGGTGAAGGAAAAAGTCTTTCAAGAAAGAGTTGAGCCCAACAACGCTAAGCCAGTGGGTGGCCAGGAAACGGAAGACTCTGATGGCCAGGAGGTATTATCTGAATCGAGGGTATTGCTTCAGAAACTCCACAAGGAAAACCATCAATCTGAGCAGCAAAAAGGGAGTTCAGTGGGAACTGCTCTCCAGACCCAGAGAGAggaacttgctctggaggagaGCCTGATGCTTCAAAGGCTAGAGAGAGCACCTGTTCTGGAAGAACAAGGAGAGTTGAGCAAAGAGGGACATTATCCAAAAAAGGGGCTTCCCAGACCTATGGtaaaaggagaggggaaggagaggaaccCACCCAGTATACCTGATGCctccagaaagaagagaaaaaaggaaccAATGATTGATCTACAGAATCTCCTAACTACTAGACCTTCTGTGAAGTCTTTGGCAGTGCCCACAGTAGAGGAGTTAGAAGATGAAGTGGAGACAGACCACAAGCAGATAATAAAGGAAGCATTTGCTGGGGATGATGTCATcagagaattcttaaaagagaaaagggaagctgTAGAGGCGAGTAAACCAAAGGATGTGGACCTGACATTGCCTGGATGGGGTGAGTGGGTTGGTATAGGTCTGAAGCCCAGTGCCAAGAAAAGACGCCGTTTTCTCATTAAAGCTCCTGAAAGTGCTCCAAGAAAAGACAAGAATTTGCCAAATGTGATTATCAATGAGAAGCGCAACATCCATGCAGCAGCTCATCAGGTGCGGGCTGTTCCGCACCCATTCACCCATCACCAGCAATTTGAAAGGACCATCCAGAACCCTATTGGGTGCACATGGAACACCCAGAGGGCCTTTCAAAAGCTGACAGTTCCCAAGGTTAGCACCAAACTAGGCCATATTATTAAGCCCCTAAAGGCAGAAAATGTGGGCTACTGCTCCTCCTCAAGGTCCGACCTTTCTGTCCTACAGAGCAATCGGAAGCAGCTCTCCAAAAGGCAGCAAAAACAGCTGAAGAAAAGCTCTGCAGATTGA